The genomic region AATAACAATACCGCCGACCAAAAGCCCCATAAAAAGGATCATAAGAGGTTCTATTAAAGCGGTAAAAGAGGATATATACATATCAATTTCCTCGTCGTAAAAATTAGAGACATTTTCAAGCATATCTTCAAGCGAGCCTGTGGCCTCACCCACGGCAATCATCTCGACAGTCATGTTTGGTACGATAGTTATTCCCTTCATTGACTCGGCAAGGCTCATCCCGCCTTCCACTTTAGGAATAATTTCTTTTATGCATTGACTTAGATATTTATTTTCCAGGGTGTCACCGGCGACTTTTAATGAAGTTATTAAAGGGATACCCCCTCTCAAAATCGTGGAAAGCATTTTTGTTAATTGTGAAAGAGAATATTTAGCAAGAATATTGCCTGCAAGCGGTATTTTTAATTTAACCCTGTCGGCGGCCAGCCGTCCATTCTCAGTACGATACCAAAGTATAAAAACATAGCACAGGGAGAAAAAAACAACAGACAAAAATATAAAATAATCTTTGAGAAAATTGCTGATTGATATCAAAATAACCGTGGCCGCCGGCAGAGCCTTCTGCATGTCTTCATATAACCTGGAAAATGTCGGGACCACAAATGCCA from bacterium harbors:
- a CDS encoding type II secretion system F family protein, whose product is MPIFRYKAGTKEGKVITGVKDSESELKLRQEIENKGLYVFAITKKKSGWSKRPKLYEVLLFIQELSVLLKAGLTMVHSLDILKNRAENVSFKNIISDIKKEVEGGMALSDALSAYPDIFSSMFISSIKVGETSGNLVSILERQSSYLKKLISLKRTVVSALIYPLILLVISVSVVVILLAFVVPTFSRLYEDMQKALPAATVILISISNFLKDYFIFLSVVFFSLCYVFILWYRTENGRLAADRVKLKIPLAGNILAKYSLSQLTKMLSTILRGGIPLITSLKVAGDTLENKYLSQCIKEIIPKVEGGMSLAESMKGITIVPNMTVEMIAVGEATGSLEDMLENVSNFYDEEIDMYISSFTALIEPLMILFMGLLVGGIVITMYLPIFQMASGF